A single genomic interval of Persephonella atlantica harbors:
- a CDS encoding TlpA family protein disulfide reductase gives MKKVLTFFLFVFLFISCQEEKAFRPSPYLLTDKNGNPVPLPKDKLIVLNFMAYSCSACMKEMPVMKKVIKEKPFKDKFQIIGMVIDSDKGDLSDPLFPIYPSSSQNFVRFPVPGTPTTYIITPEGKKLVVIYGAVTEENFRKFLFQALKKAKKSK, from the coding sequence ATGAAAAAAGTATTAACATTTTTTCTCTTTGTGTTTCTTTTTATTTCCTGTCAAGAAGAAAAGGCGTTCAGACCTTCTCCTTATCTATTAACAGACAAAAACGGCAATCCAGTTCCTCTGCCGAAGGATAAACTGATTGTTCTGAACTTTATGGCATACTCCTGCTCTGCCTGTATGAAAGAAATGCCAGTAATGAAAAAGGTTATAAAGGAAAAACCCTTTAAAGATAAGTTTCAGATTATCGGAATGGTTATAGACTCAGATAAGGGAGACCTCTCTGACCCACTGTTTCCCATATATCCAAGTAGCAGTCAAAATTTTGTCAGATTTCCTGTTCCCGGGACGCCAACTACATACATCATAACCCCTGAAGGAAAAAAGTTAGTCGTAATATACGGGGCTGTAACAGAGGAAAACTTCAGGAAATTTTTATTCCAGGCTCTCAAAAAGGCTAAAAAATCAAAATAG
- a CDS encoding replication initiation protein, whose protein sequence is MTKEERQKIDELVMRTFTLAYELGTSLDELHRQFRELRFNTQDRDLEAAVINLEHAFFMTAQSINILKEQTRNVLIPLKKAHRTGE, encoded by the coding sequence ATGACAAAAGAAGAGAGACAAAAGATAGATGAGCTTGTAATGAGAACATTTACACTGGCATATGAGCTTGGCACATCGTTAGACGAGCTACACAGACAGTTCAGAGAATTGAGATTTAATACTCAGGATAGAGACCTTGAAGCGGCTGTTATAAACCTGGAGCACGCATTTTTTATGACAGCCCAGTCTATAAACATTCTGAAAGAGCAGACAAGAAATGTGCTGATACCTCTAAAAAAAGCGCACAGAACAGGAGAGTAA
- a CDS encoding cupin domain-containing protein yields MNIKQTEISDIKEIVKILEDEGYTNIFTWCDEAGSFYDWHTHPYQEVRWIYKGEIIMGTEEGEFLLKEGDRIDLPPGTRHWAKTDKGVCYVCGSKK; encoded by the coding sequence ATGAACATAAAACAGACAGAAATATCAGACATAAAGGAAATTGTAAAAATTCTTGAGGATGAAGGATACACAAACATATTCACCTGGTGTGATGAAGCAGGTTCTTTTTACGACTGGCATACCCATCCCTATCAGGAAGTTCGGTGGATTTACAAAGGTGAGATAATAATGGGAACAGAAGAAGGGGAGTTTCTGCTAAAAGAGGGAGACAGAATAGACCTGCCGCCAGGAACGAGACACTGGGCAAAAACTGATAAAGGTGTATGTTACGTGTGTGGCAGTAAAAAGTAG
- a CDS encoding LolA family protein — protein sequence MKKFAVFLLLFSVCSFAFAETLDKLQNKINSYSFIQARFTQITYMKDLQQIERFEGKVYISKPEKVKIIYQKPLKQIYFIDGDSLTIYTPEEKQAIKSKIDKHFFIAKIFRAISSKEGLKKLFSVEKEEKKGNTIDLVMKVKGDEEIKKVEMLLDKDLDIKQIIVWDSEGNRMGLNFYDLVYKKEPQNIYIKLPQDVEIIYY from the coding sequence ATGAAAAAATTTGCTGTTTTCCTTTTGCTGTTTTCTGTTTGTTCATTTGCTTTTGCCGAAACGTTAGATAAACTGCAGAATAAGATTAACAGTTATAGTTTCATACAGGCGCGGTTTACCCAGATAACTTATATGAAAGACCTTCAGCAGATAGAGAGATTCGAGGGAAAGGTTTACATATCAAAGCCCGAAAAGGTAAAAATCATCTACCAGAAGCCTTTAAAGCAGATTTACTTTATTGATGGAGACAGCCTCACAATCTACACGCCAGAGGAAAAACAGGCTATAAAATCCAAGATTGACAAGCATTTCTTCATAGCAAAGATATTCAGAGCCATATCTTCAAAGGAAGGTCTAAAGAAACTGTTTTCTGTAGAAAAGGAAGAAAAAAAAGGAAACACCATTGACCTTGTTATGAAAGTAAAAGGTGACGAAGAGATAAAAAAGGTTGAGATGCTTTTGGATAAAGATTTAGACATTAAACAGATAATAGTATGGGACAGTGAAGGAAACAGAATGGGGCTGAATTTTTATGATTTAGTTTATAAAAAAGAGCCACAGAATATTTATATTAAATTACCACAGGATGTTGAAATAATTTATTATTAA
- the trxA gene encoding thioredoxin — protein sequence MGLIYDVTDENFEEIVVEKSYQKPVVIDFWAPWCGPCRVLKPLLEKLANEYGFILAKINTDENPHIAQEFGVSGIPDVRIFINGKEVDRFVGALPEPKIREIISKYVKSEADQLLQQAKMEFMAGNIGKAEEIYEKLLSEYPENKKITLEAAQFYIKQGRLDRAEELLSSIKEYHKEYFSKAQALKELIQFKKWCEELQIENELDRLLKEGSCYALNENYREALEKFLKIVQLDKKYRDEAGRKSMVAVFNLLGEGNPLTKEFRKKLAMWLY from the coding sequence ATGGGTCTGATATACGATGTGACCGACGAGAACTTTGAAGAGATAGTTGTTGAAAAGTCGTATCAGAAGCCTGTTGTTATAGATTTTTGGGCTCCATGGTGTGGACCCTGTAGAGTTTTAAAGCCTCTTCTTGAAAAGCTTGCAAACGAGTACGGCTTTATTCTTGCAAAAATAAACACAGACGAAAATCCCCATATAGCACAGGAGTTTGGGGTCAGCGGAATACCTGATGTCAGAATATTTATAAATGGAAAAGAGGTTGATAGATTTGTTGGAGCCCTGCCAGAACCAAAGATAAGGGAGATAATATCAAAATACGTAAAATCAGAAGCAGACCAGCTGCTGCAGCAGGCAAAGATGGAATTTATGGCAGGGAATATAGGTAAAGCAGAAGAGATATATGAAAAACTCCTATCAGAGTATCCAGAAAACAAAAAGATAACTCTTGAAGCTGCCCAGTTTTACATAAAACAGGGAAGGTTAGACAGAGCAGAGGAACTGCTCAGCTCAATAAAGGAGTATCACAAAGAGTACTTCTCAAAAGCACAGGCATTAAAAGAGCTTATACAGTTTAAAAAGTGGTGTGAAGAACTTCAGATAGAAAATGAACTGGACAGGCTTCTTAAAGAAGGTTCCTGTTATGCTCTGAACGAAAATTACAGAGAAGCCCTTGAAAAGTTCCTGAAAATAGTGCAACTTGATAAAAAATACAGAGACGAAGCAGGAAGGAAGTCTATGGTTGCTGTATTTAACCTGCTTGGAGAAGGTAATCCTCTTACAAAAGAGTTCAGAAAAAAACTTGCCATGTGGCTTTATTAA